A region from the Variovorax paradoxus genome encodes:
- a CDS encoding SDR family oxidoreductase, which translates to MSVENNKGRIAIVTGAGTGIGRAAALALLADGWSVALAGRRLEPLEQVAEESGAGARAFAVPTDVASAESVQALFAAAVERFGRVDLLFNNAGVGNPPGPFEDWTPEQWRGVVDINLSGMFFCIQQAFRTMKAQTPRGGRIINNGSISATAPRPNSAAYTATKHAVEGLTKTASLDGRKYDIAVGQIDVGNAMTELAARMARGVPQANGELAIEPLMDVKIVGQSVLYMANLPLEANVLFHTVMATKMPFVGRG; encoded by the coding sequence ATGAGCGTGGAAAACAACAAGGGCCGCATCGCGATCGTCACAGGCGCAGGCACAGGCATCGGCCGCGCTGCGGCGCTTGCATTGCTGGCCGACGGCTGGAGCGTGGCGCTGGCGGGGCGCCGCCTCGAGCCGCTGGAACAGGTGGCCGAAGAGTCCGGCGCCGGCGCACGCGCCTTCGCAGTGCCCACCGACGTGGCCAGCGCGGAATCGGTGCAGGCGCTGTTCGCCGCCGCGGTGGAGCGCTTCGGCCGCGTCGACCTGCTGTTCAACAATGCCGGCGTGGGCAACCCGCCGGGCCCGTTCGAAGACTGGACGCCCGAGCAGTGGCGCGGCGTGGTCGACATCAATCTGAGCGGCATGTTCTTCTGCATCCAGCAGGCGTTCCGCACGATGAAGGCGCAAACGCCGCGGGGCGGCCGCATCATCAACAACGGCTCCATCTCGGCCACCGCGCCACGGCCGAATTCCGCGGCGTACACCGCGACCAAGCACGCAGTCGAGGGCCTTACCAAGACCGCTTCGCTCGATGGCCGCAAGTACGACATCGCGGTGGGCCAGATCGACGTAGGCAACGCCATGACGGAATTGGCTGCGCGCATGGCCAGGGGCGTGCCGCAAGCCAACGGCGAACTCGCGATCGAGCCGCTGATGGACGTGAAGATCGTGGGCCAGTCGGTGCTCTATATGGCGAACCTGCCGCTGGAAGCCAACGTGCTGTTCCATACCGTGATGGCGACGAAGATGCCCTTCGTCGGGCGCGGCTAG
- a CDS encoding NAD(P)H-hydrate dehydratase: MQRITSATVADLFDIAATRRIEQAAAAALPHHTLMQRAGLAVARLAMAVAPHARTIWIACGPGNNGGDGFEAAVQLQQRGFLPIVTFAGDESRLPPDAGASLQRARDAGVIFAPEPPATWDLAIDALLGIGSTRPPANAMAEWLRQMHAMAAPVLSVDVPSGLNADTGVSSAAPHSATASHRFCATFLTLKPGLFTAQGRDAAGTVWFDDLGCSGTAEPPAARLAGAPAEPPRSHASHKGSYGDVAVIGGASGMAGAALLAGSAALHAGAGRVFVGLLDPGAAPVDLAQPELMLRDANALDLSEMTAVCGCGGGTDIRAVLPRVLATAAALVLDADALNAIANDGALQTQLASRARRGKPTVITPHPLEAARLLNCTAADIQADRLAAARQLASRYGVVAVLKGSGTVIAEGGSTPPVLNPTGNARLATAGTGDVLAGMIGAALAARRPPFEAACEAVWRHGHIADTWPAGAPPLTAGALARQAPC; this comes from the coding sequence ATGCAGCGCATCACGTCCGCCACCGTCGCCGACCTGTTCGACATTGCGGCGACACGGCGCATCGAACAAGCGGCCGCAGCCGCCCTGCCCCATCACACCCTGATGCAGCGGGCAGGCCTGGCCGTGGCGCGGCTGGCGATGGCGGTCGCGCCGCATGCGCGGACGATCTGGATCGCCTGCGGACCGGGCAACAACGGCGGTGATGGCTTCGAGGCTGCCGTGCAGTTGCAGCAGCGCGGCTTCCTGCCGATCGTCACGTTCGCGGGCGATGAAAGCCGGCTACCGCCGGATGCCGGGGCTTCGCTGCAACGGGCCCGCGATGCCGGCGTGATCTTCGCGCCCGAGCCGCCCGCCACCTGGGACCTCGCGATCGACGCACTGCTCGGCATCGGATCAACCCGGCCGCCCGCGAATGCGATGGCCGAATGGCTGCGGCAGATGCATGCGATGGCTGCGCCGGTGCTCAGTGTCGACGTGCCATCCGGACTGAATGCCGACACCGGCGTTTCAAGCGCTGCCCCCCATTCGGCTACCGCTTCGCATCGCTTCTGCGCGACCTTCCTGACACTCAAGCCAGGCCTGTTCACGGCGCAGGGCCGAGACGCCGCGGGCACGGTCTGGTTCGACGACCTGGGTTGCAGCGGCACCGCCGAGCCGCCGGCCGCACGCCTGGCGGGCGCGCCAGCGGAACCGCCGCGCAGCCACGCTTCGCACAAGGGCAGCTACGGCGATGTCGCGGTGATCGGTGGCGCCTCCGGTATGGCGGGCGCCGCGCTGCTGGCCGGATCCGCCGCGCTGCATGCGGGTGCCGGCCGCGTCTTCGTCGGGCTGCTCGATCCGGGCGCGGCCCCGGTCGACCTGGCGCAACCCGAACTGATGCTGCGGGACGCCAACGCGCTCGATCTCTCGGAGATGACAGCGGTCTGCGGATGCGGCGGTGGTACGGACATCCGCGCGGTGCTGCCGCGCGTGCTGGCGACCGCGGCAGCGCTGGTGCTCGACGCCGATGCGTTGAACGCCATCGCGAACGACGGCGCGCTGCAGACCCAGCTGGCTTCGCGCGCCCGGCGCGGCAAGCCGACGGTGATCACCCCGCATCCCCTCGAGGCCGCGCGCCTGTTGAACTGCACGGCCGCCGACATCCAGGCCGACAGGCTTGCAGCCGCCCGCCAGCTCGCGTCGCGCTACGGCGTGGTCGCCGTGCTCAAGGGTTCGGGAACAGTGATCGCCGAGGGCGGCAGCACGCCACCGGTACTCAACCCGACCGGCAACGCCAGGCTCGCCACCGCCGGCACGGGCGACGTGCTCGCGGGAATGATCGGCGCTGCACTGGCAGCGCGGCGGCCGCCGTTCGAAGCGGCGTGCGAAGCCGTCTGGCGCCACGGCCACATCGCCGATACGTGGCCGGCCGGCGCACCGCCGCTGACGGCCGGCGCGCTGGCGCGGCAAGCGCCCTGCTGA
- a CDS encoding D-amino acid dehydrogenase: MKIAIVGAGIIGVTTAWELVSDGHEVSVFERRGAAAEEASFANAGVVAPGYVTPWAAPGMRAKVLRSLLSPHGAIKLRWPLSSRDIGWMSRWQKACKLETYLANRARMQRLAFYSRTRLHEVTEARELSYERSDGYLVLLRSKREKKLVQPGLEVLRAAGSVFKEVDADEARRIEPALNADTALAGAIHLPEDEVANCRQFALLLKWEAEALGAQFHFNCDIAPLSRAGPTSISLASGSPPLRFDAVVVCTGLASASLLRPLGLRIPLAPVYGHSISAPIRESLNAPRSAVMDERYKVAISRLGQRVRVAGSAEIGGSLSTMNPSAVQTLYKVLHDWFPGAATLQSGVQQWKGARPMLPDGPPVLGASGVPGVWLNLGHGSSGWALSCGSARVVADLIGGRDAGVDLEGLGIERLVQ; encoded by the coding sequence ATGAAAATCGCGATCGTGGGCGCCGGCATCATCGGCGTCACAACCGCCTGGGAACTGGTTTCGGACGGCCATGAAGTGTCTGTGTTCGAGCGCCGCGGCGCTGCGGCCGAGGAAGCCAGTTTTGCGAATGCCGGCGTGGTCGCGCCGGGCTATGTCACCCCGTGGGCGGCGCCGGGCATGCGCGCCAAGGTGCTGCGTTCGCTGCTGTCCCCGCACGGTGCCATCAAGCTGCGCTGGCCGCTGAGTTCGCGCGACATCGGCTGGATGTCGCGCTGGCAGAAAGCCTGCAAGCTCGAAACCTACCTGGCCAACCGCGCCCGCATGCAGCGGCTTGCGTTCTACAGCCGCACCCGGCTGCACGAAGTGACCGAAGCGCGCGAACTGAGCTACGAACGCAGCGACGGCTACCTCGTGCTGCTGCGCTCCAAGCGCGAGAAAAAACTGGTCCAGCCAGGACTCGAGGTGCTGCGCGCGGCCGGCAGCGTCTTCAAGGAGGTCGACGCCGACGAGGCCCGCCGCATCGAGCCTGCGCTCAACGCCGACACGGCGCTTGCGGGTGCGATCCACCTGCCCGAGGACGAAGTGGCCAACTGCCGCCAGTTCGCGCTGCTTCTCAAGTGGGAAGCCGAGGCACTCGGCGCCCAGTTCCATTTCAATTGCGACATTGCGCCGCTGAGCCGCGCGGGACCCACTTCCATCTCGCTCGCGAGCGGCTCGCCGCCGCTGCGCTTCGATGCCGTGGTGGTGTGCACCGGTCTCGCCTCGGCCTCGCTGCTGCGGCCGCTCGGCCTGAGGATTCCGCTGGCGCCGGTGTACGGCCACTCGATCAGCGCGCCGATCCGCGAATCTCTCAACGCCCCGCGCAGCGCCGTGATGGACGAGCGCTACAAGGTCGCGATCTCGCGGCTGGGCCAGCGCGTGCGCGTGGCCGGCAGCGCCGAGATCGGCGGCTCTTTGAGCACCATGAACCCTTCGGCGGTGCAAACGCTCTACAAGGTGCTGCACGACTGGTTTCCGGGCGCTGCAACATTGCAGTCGGGCGTGCAGCAGTGGAAGGGCGCGCGTCCGATGCTGCCCGACGGCCCGCCGGTGCTCGGCGCCAGCGGCGTGCCGGGCGTCTGGCTCAATCTGGGCCACGGTTCGAGCGGATGGGCGCTGTCATGCGGCAGCGCACGCGTGGTGGCCGACCTGATCGGCGGCCGCGATGCGGGCGTCGATCTCGAAGGCCTGGGCATCGAGCGGCTCGTTCAGTAG
- a CDS encoding amidase, translating into MNDLHATRLNLLAGGTDARTELERAIGISQSAACRHVFTRTLFDEARQQLTPSAPQGRLAGLAFTAKDLFDIEGQPTPAGSVVLSHAPAARADAVAVARLRAAGGVLTGRTNMTEFAFSGVGVNPHHGTPANAGDTATPRIPGGSSSGAAVSVATGAAFIGLGSDTGGSIRIPAALNGIVGFKSTARLVPTEGALPLSTTLDTVCAMTRSVRDAITAHEILAARRVTAGAASLGAYRLAVVKNVFFDGIEPAVARAFENALRTLREAGARIDEIQLPELTDLQAINATGGFSAAESYAWHRLLLERSGAGYDPRVAQRILRGAAMKAHEYIDLVHARHAWIARVEAALSPFDAVLSPTVPIAAPAIASVAPGAERDDEFFRVNALLLRNPSIVNMLDGCAISLPCHAGGELPAGLMLWHAALHDDAVLAVALQAEQALQNQ; encoded by the coding sequence ATGAACGACCTCCACGCCACCCGTCTGAATCTTCTGGCAGGTGGCACCGATGCACGCACCGAATTGGAGCGCGCCATCGGCATTTCCCAGTCGGCGGCCTGCCGCCACGTCTTCACCCGCACGCTGTTCGACGAAGCCCGCCAGCAGCTCACCCCATCAGCGCCGCAAGGCAGGCTCGCCGGGCTTGCCTTCACCGCCAAGGACCTGTTCGACATCGAGGGGCAGCCAACCCCGGCCGGCTCCGTGGTGCTCTCGCATGCGCCGGCCGCCAGGGCCGATGCCGTCGCCGTGGCGCGGCTGCGCGCCGCGGGCGGCGTGCTGACGGGCCGCACCAACATGACGGAGTTCGCGTTCTCCGGCGTGGGAGTGAACCCGCACCATGGCACGCCGGCCAACGCGGGCGACACGGCCACGCCGCGCATCCCGGGAGGCTCGTCCTCCGGCGCAGCCGTCTCGGTCGCCACCGGGGCGGCATTCATCGGCCTGGGCTCCGACACAGGCGGCTCGATCCGCATTCCCGCGGCGCTGAACGGCATTGTGGGTTTCAAGAGCACCGCGCGGCTGGTGCCGACCGAAGGCGCGCTGCCGCTGTCGACCACGCTCGACACGGTCTGCGCCATGACGCGCTCGGTCCGCGACGCGATCACCGCGCACGAAATCCTCGCGGCACGCCGCGTGACCGCCGGCGCGGCCTCCCTGGGGGCGTACCGGCTTGCCGTCGTGAAGAACGTGTTCTTCGACGGCATCGAGCCCGCGGTGGCCCGCGCCTTCGAAAATGCGCTGCGAACACTGCGCGAGGCGGGTGCCCGGATCGACGAGATCCAGCTGCCGGAACTGACCGACCTGCAGGCCATCAACGCCACGGGCGGTTTCTCGGCGGCCGAATCCTATGCCTGGCACCGGCTGCTGCTCGAGCGCAGCGGCGCCGGCTACGACCCGCGCGTGGCCCAGCGCATCCTCCGGGGCGCGGCCATGAAGGCGCACGAATACATCGATCTCGTGCATGCCCGCCACGCCTGGATCGCCCGCGTCGAAGCAGCGCTGTCGCCCTTCGACGCGGTGCTGTCGCCCACGGTGCCGATCGCTGCGCCCGCCATTGCAAGCGTTGCACCAGGCGCCGAGCGCGACGATGAATTCTTCCGCGTCAATGCACTGCTGCTGCGCAATCCGTCGATCGTCAACATGCTCGACGGCTGCGCCATCTCGCTGCCCTGCCATGCCGGCGGCGAACTGCCGGCGGGCCTGATGCTGTGGCACGCCGCGCTGCACGACGACGCCGTTCTCGCGGTCGCGCTGCAAGCGGAACAAGCGCTGCAAAACCAATAG
- the rpsB gene encoding 30S ribosomal protein S2 yields the protein MSTTMREMLEAGVHFGHQTRFWNPKMAPYIFGHRNKIHIINLEKSLPMFQDAMKYAKQLTANRGTILMVGTKRQAREIVAAEARRAGVPFVDTRWLGGMLTNFKTVKTSIKRLKDMKAQQEAGLDSLSKKEQLTFSREIAKLEKDIGGIQDMAALPDAIFVIDVGFHKIAVAEAKKLGIPLIGVVDSNHSPEGIDYVIPGNDDSSKAVMLYARGIADAIIEGRNSATGDVVKAIAEGSGDEFVEVEEGASA from the coding sequence ATGTCCACCACCATGCGCGAAATGCTGGAAGCCGGTGTCCACTTCGGACACCAAACCCGCTTCTGGAACCCCAAGATGGCTCCGTACATCTTCGGCCATCGCAACAAGATTCACATCATCAACCTGGAAAAGTCGCTCCCGATGTTCCAGGACGCGATGAAGTACGCCAAGCAGCTCACTGCCAACCGCGGCACGATCCTGATGGTCGGCACCAAGCGCCAGGCCCGTGAAATCGTGGCCGCCGAAGCCCGCCGCGCCGGCGTGCCTTTCGTCGACACCCGCTGGCTCGGCGGCATGCTGACCAACTTCAAGACCGTCAAGACCTCGATCAAGCGCCTGAAGGACATGAAGGCCCAGCAGGAAGCCGGCCTCGACAGCCTGAGCAAGAAGGAGCAGCTCACCTTCTCGCGCGAAATCGCGAAGCTCGAAAAGGACATCGGCGGCATCCAGGACATGGCTGCGCTGCCCGACGCCATCTTCGTGATCGACGTGGGCTTCCACAAGATCGCCGTGGCCGAAGCCAAGAAGCTCGGTATTCCGCTGATCGGCGTGGTCGACTCCAACCACTCGCCCGAAGGCATCGACTACGTGATCCCGGGCAACGACGACTCGTCGAAGGCCGTCATGCTGTACGCACGCGGCATCGCCGACGCGATCATCGAAGGCCGCAACAGCGCCACCGGTGATGTGGTCAAGGCCATCGCCGAAGGCAGCGGCGACGAATTCGTCGAAGTCGAAGAGGGCGCCTCGGCCTGA
- the tsf gene encoding translation elongation factor Ts, whose translation MAAITASMVGELRAKTDAPMMECKKALTEADGNMEKAEELLRIKLGNKAGKASGRITAEGVVTAFVEGSAGGMIEINCETDFVTKNDSFLALANAAAMLVAKHNPADIAALGALPYEQDGFGPTLEDVRKGLIGKIGENMSFRRFKHFAGNGKLASYLHGTRIGVMVEFEGDDTSAKDVAMHIAAMKPVAISAADVPADLIEKERAVAAGKAEEDRKTAEAEGKKTQPADIVAKRIEGGVQKYLKEVSLHNQPFVKNDKQTVEQMLKAADTSIKGFTLYVVGEGIEKKIDDFAAEVAAQVAAAKAAV comes from the coding sequence ATGGCTGCAATCACCGCAAGCATGGTCGGCGAACTGCGCGCAAAGACCGACGCGCCGATGATGGAATGCAAGAAGGCCCTGACCGAGGCCGACGGCAACATGGAAAAGGCCGAAGAGCTGCTGCGCATCAAGCTCGGCAACAAGGCCGGCAAGGCATCGGGCCGCATCACCGCCGAAGGCGTGGTCACGGCGTTTGTCGAAGGCTCGGCCGGCGGCATGATCGAGATCAACTGCGAAACCGACTTCGTCACCAAGAACGACAGCTTCCTGGCCCTGGCCAACGCTGCCGCCATGCTGGTCGCCAAGCACAACCCCGCCGACATCGCTGCGCTGGGCGCGCTGCCCTACGAGCAGGACGGCTTCGGCCCCACGCTCGAGGACGTGCGCAAGGGCCTGATCGGCAAGATCGGCGAGAACATGAGCTTCCGCCGCTTCAAGCACTTTGCCGGCAACGGCAAGCTGGCTTCGTACCTGCACGGCACGCGCATCGGCGTGATGGTCGAGTTCGAGGGTGACGACACTTCGGCCAAGGACGTCGCGATGCACATCGCCGCCATGAAGCCGGTCGCCATCTCGGCCGCCGACGTGCCCGCCGACCTGATCGAAAAAGAGCGCGCCGTGGCCGCTGGCAAGGCCGAGGAAGACCGCAAGACGGCCGAAGCCGAAGGCAAGAAGACGCAGCCTGCCGACATCGTTGCCAAGCGCATCGAAGGCGGCGTGCAGAAGTACCTCAAGGAGGTCTCGCTGCACAACCAGCCGTTCGTGAAGAACGACAAGCAGACCGTCGAGCAGATGCTCAAGGCCGCCGACACCAGCATCAAGGGCTTCACCCTGTACGTGGTCGGCGAAGGCATCGAAAAGAAGATCGACGACTTCGCCGCCGAAGTTGCAGCCCAGGTGGCTGCCGCCAAGGCCGCCGTGTAA
- the pyrH gene encoding UMP kinase, with amino-acid sequence MSDPRPAHKRILLKLSGEALMGDDAFGINRATIVRMVEEVAEVVNMGVEVAVVIGGGNIFRGVAGGSVGMDRATADYMGMLATVMNSLALADAMNKQGLIARVMSAIAIEQVVEPYVRPKALQYLEEGKVVVFAAGTGNPFFTTDTAAALRGAEIGAELVLKATKVDGVYSADPKTHPDATRYSSLTFDEAIAKNLGIMDATAFALCRDQKLPIKVFSIFKNGALKRVVMGEDEGTLVHA; translated from the coding sequence ATGTCTGATCCCCGCCCAGCCCACAAGCGAATCTTGTTGAAGCTGTCGGGGGAGGCGTTGATGGGAGACGATGCCTTTGGTATTAATCGTGCGACCATCGTTCGCATGGTCGAAGAGGTGGCGGAAGTGGTGAACATGGGCGTGGAAGTCGCCGTGGTGATCGGCGGCGGCAACATCTTCCGCGGCGTCGCGGGAGGCTCGGTCGGCATGGACCGCGCCACGGCCGACTACATGGGCATGCTGGCCACCGTCATGAACTCGCTGGCCTTGGCCGACGCCATGAACAAGCAGGGGCTGATCGCGCGCGTCATGTCTGCCATCGCCATCGAGCAGGTGGTCGAGCCCTACGTGCGGCCCAAGGCGCTGCAGTACCTCGAAGAAGGCAAGGTCGTGGTGTTTGCCGCGGGCACGGGCAATCCGTTCTTCACCACCGACACGGCCGCCGCGCTGCGCGGGGCCGAGATCGGCGCCGAGCTGGTGCTCAAGGCCACCAAGGTCGACGGCGTCTATTCGGCCGATCCGAAGACCCATCCCGATGCAACGCGCTATTCGTCGCTCACTTTCGACGAGGCGATTGCCAAGAATCTCGGCATCATGGACGCCACGGCCTTTGCGCTGTGCCGCGACCAGAAGCTGCCGATCAAGGTGTTCTCGATCTTCAAGAACGGCGCGCTCAAGCGCGTCGTCATGGGCGAGGACGAAGGCACGCTGGTGCATGCCTGA
- the frr gene encoding ribosome recycling factor, whose product MTTPTIAEIRSATDAKMNQSLAAFQNNLTKIRTGRANSALLDSIHVDYYGSQVPLSQVANVSVLDSRTISVQPWEKGMGAKIEKAIRESDLGLNPASMGDLIRVPLPAMSEERRKEMTKLVRNEGETAKIATRSLRRDANESVKKLVKEKLASEDDQKRAEAEIQKVTDRHIAEIDRLVAAKEAEIMAV is encoded by the coding sequence ATGACGACCCCCACCATTGCAGAAATCCGCAGCGCGACCGACGCGAAGATGAACCAGTCGCTCGCTGCGTTCCAGAACAACCTCACCAAGATCCGTACCGGCCGGGCCAACTCCGCGCTGCTCGACTCGATCCACGTGGACTACTACGGCTCGCAGGTTCCGCTGAGCCAGGTGGCCAACGTGTCGGTGCTCGACTCGCGCACGATCAGCGTTCAGCCCTGGGAGAAGGGCATGGGCGCCAAGATCGAGAAGGCCATCCGCGAAAGCGACCTGGGGCTGAATCCGGCATCGATGGGCGACCTGATCCGCGTGCCGCTTCCCGCGATGAGCGAGGAGCGCCGCAAGGAAATGACCAAGCTGGTCCGCAACGAAGGCGAAACCGCCAAGATCGCCACGCGCAGCCTGCGCCGCGATGCGAACGAGTCGGTCAAGAAGCTGGTCAAGGAAAAGCTCGCCTCCGAGGACGACCAGAAGCGCGCCGAAGCCGAAATCCAGAAGGTCACGGACCGCCATATCGCGGAAATCGATCGCCTGGTCGCGGCCAAGGAAGCGGAGATCATGGCCGTTTGA
- the uppS gene encoding polyprenyl diphosphate synthase, with translation MASSSLQIPHHIAIVMDGNGRWATRRFLPRVAGHKQGVESLRRCVKACVDRGVGILTVFAFSSENWNRPPEEVSGLMEIMVGALAREVPKLSRDGVQLHFVGERAGLSKKMVQGLVDAETATAQNTKLILNVCFNYGGRWDIARAAAKLAEQGEALTEANLDRAMALAHVPDPDLLIRTGGEQRLSNFLLWQSAYAELFFSDKLWPEFDQAELDAGIAAFQARERRFGKTSAQITAGSGSAPDRQLA, from the coding sequence ATGGCCTCTTCTTCGCTGCAGATTCCCCACCACATTGCCATCGTCATGGATGGCAACGGACGCTGGGCCACGCGGCGATTCCTGCCTCGCGTGGCGGGACACAAGCAGGGCGTCGAGTCGCTCAGGCGCTGCGTCAAGGCGTGTGTCGATCGCGGCGTGGGCATTCTCACGGTCTTCGCGTTTTCGTCGGAGAACTGGAACCGTCCGCCCGAAGAGGTTTCGGGGCTGATGGAAATCATGGTGGGCGCACTCGCACGCGAGGTGCCCAAGCTGAGCCGTGACGGGGTGCAGCTGCATTTCGTCGGCGAGCGCGCAGGCCTCTCCAAGAAAATGGTGCAAGGCCTGGTCGACGCCGAGACCGCCACCGCACAGAACACCAAGCTGATCCTGAACGTCTGCTTCAACTACGGCGGCCGGTGGGACATTGCCCGCGCCGCGGCCAAGCTGGCCGAGCAGGGCGAGGCGCTCACCGAAGCGAATCTCGACCGCGCCATGGCCCTGGCGCACGTGCCCGACCCCGACCTTCTCATTCGCACCGGTGGCGAGCAGCGCCTGTCGAACTTCCTGCTGTGGCAGAGCGCGTATGCGGAACTCTTCTTCAGCGACAAGCTTTGGCCCGAGTTCGACCAGGCCGAGCTGGATGCGGGAATCGCCGCGTTTCAGGCGCGCGAGCGCCGTTTCGGCAAGACCTCCGCGCAGATCACCGCCGGCAGCGGCTCCGCACCCGATCGCCAGTTGGCCTGA
- a CDS encoding phosphatidate cytidylyltransferase — MLKQRILTAIVLLAILLPALFYPSHVPFACVMLVLIGAGAWEWGRLNGYGQRLSVFLGLETVALCALSWWLGLLDRSLLLMWLLASAAWVLGGAALLRVAVPGWPRIPRGLRLVGGLLVLWVAWLAAVQARMVGINFLLSILVLVWVADVFAYFSGRAFGLKFTRGKLAPAISPGKSWEGVWGGMAGVVVLAFAWVWADRAAGATVASLYTRLHERGWWLLLVGVVFLAAMSVVGDLVESLIKRSAGAKDSSSLLPGHGGVLDRVDALLPALPIAMMLAFL; from the coding sequence ATGCTCAAACAACGCATCCTCACGGCCATCGTCCTGTTGGCGATCCTGCTCCCGGCGCTCTTCTACCCCTCCCACGTTCCCTTTGCCTGCGTGATGCTGGTGTTGATCGGCGCAGGGGCATGGGAGTGGGGCCGCCTCAACGGCTATGGCCAGCGGCTGTCGGTCTTCCTCGGCCTGGAGACGGTGGCGCTGTGCGCGCTTTCGTGGTGGCTCGGCCTGCTTGATCGGTCGCTGCTGCTCATGTGGCTGCTGGCCAGTGCGGCCTGGGTGCTCGGCGGAGCCGCGCTGCTGCGCGTGGCCGTGCCGGGCTGGCCCCGCATTCCACGCGGGCTGCGGCTGGTCGGCGGGCTGCTGGTGCTCTGGGTGGCGTGGCTAGCGGCCGTACAGGCACGCATGGTCGGCATCAACTTCCTGCTCTCGATTCTCGTGCTGGTCTGGGTGGCGGACGTTTTCGCCTATTTCTCGGGCCGCGCCTTCGGCCTCAAGTTCACGCGCGGCAAGCTCGCGCCCGCCATCAGCCCCGGCAAGAGCTGGGAAGGCGTGTGGGGTGGCATGGCGGGCGTGGTGGTGCTGGCCTTTGCCTGGGTGTGGGCCGACAGGGCTGCCGGCGCGACGGTGGCAAGCCTCTACACCCGGCTGCACGAGCGCGGCTGGTGGCTGCTGCTTGTGGGTGTGGTGTTTCTCGCCGCGATGAGCGTGGTTGGCGACCTGGTCGAATCGCTGATCAAGCGCAGCGCCGGCGCCAAGGACAGCAGCAGCCTGCTGCCGGGCCATGGGGGCGTGCTCGACCGCGTGGATGCCCTCTTGCCGGCACTTCCCATTGCAATGATGCTGGCCTTCTTGTGA
- the ispC gene encoding 1-deoxy-D-xylulose-5-phosphate reductoisomerase, with translation MNTPKQRITVLGSTGSVGVSTLDVISRHPERFEVFALSASTKVDEMLAQCARFSPRYAVMASAPHAALLAEKIEQNNLGTKVLSGDDAIERIASHEEVDAVMAAIVGAAGLGPCLAAARAGKRLLLANKEALVVGGELFMRTVREGGATLLPIDSEHSAIFQSLPEDPSTWPRRIDKIILTASGGPFRTRAPGTLGTVTPEQACAHPNWVMGRKISVDSATMMNKALEVIEARHLFGVLPEQIEVVIHPQSVVHSMVQFTDASVIAQLGTPDMRVPIAVGLAWPERIESGAARLDFRQMASLSFDAPDAALFPGLGLAWHALRAAPGTTAVLNAANEVAVEAFLDRRLRFDRIHAVNMETLEAVSPSKPTSLADLLALDASARAAANAAALRFAA, from the coding sequence GTGAACACACCCAAACAACGCATCACGGTGCTGGGATCGACCGGATCGGTCGGCGTCAGCACGCTCGATGTCATTTCGCGGCACCCGGAGCGCTTCGAGGTCTTCGCGCTTTCCGCATCGACCAAGGTCGATGAAATGCTGGCGCAATGCGCGCGGTTTTCGCCGCGCTATGCGGTCATGGCGAGCGCGCCGCATGCGGCGCTGCTGGCGGAAAAGATTGAGCAGAACAATCTCGGCACCAAGGTATTGAGTGGTGACGATGCTATCGAAAGAATAGCGTCCCACGAAGAGGTCGACGCCGTCATGGCCGCCATCGTCGGTGCGGCGGGCCTGGGGCCCTGCCTGGCTGCGGCGCGTGCCGGCAAGCGGCTCCTGCTGGCCAACAAGGAGGCGCTGGTGGTCGGCGGCGAGTTGTTCATGCGCACCGTGCGCGAGGGCGGTGCCACGCTGCTGCCGATCGACAGCGAGCATTCGGCCATTTTCCAGTCGCTGCCGGAAGACCCGTCGACCTGGCCGCGGCGCATCGACAAGATCATTCTCACGGCATCGGGCGGCCCGTTCCGCACGCGCGCGCCCGGCACACTGGGCACGGTCACGCCCGAGCAGGCCTGCGCGCATCCGAACTGGGTCATGGGCCGCAAGATCTCGGTCGACTCCGCCACCATGATGAACAAGGCGCTCGAGGTGATCGAGGCGCGCCATCTGTTCGGCGTCCTGCCCGAACAGATCGAGGTGGTCATCCATCCCCAGAGCGTGGTGCATTCGATGGTCCAGTTCACCGATGCATCGGTCATTGCCCAGCTCGGAACGCCCGACATGCGGGTGCCGATTGCCGTCGGCCTGGCCTGGCCCGAGCGCATCGAGAGCGGCGCCGCGCGCCTCGACTTCCGCCAGATGGCGTCGCTGAGCTTCGATGCGCCCGACGCGGCGCTGTTCCCGGGACTGGGCCTGGCCTGGCATGCGCTGCGTGCGGCGCCCGGAACCACGGCGGTCCTCAATGCTGCCAACGAAGTCGCGGTCGAGGCCTTTCTTGATCGGCGACTGCGCTTCGACCGCATTCATGCGGTCAACATGGAAACTTTGGAAGCTGTCAGTCCCTCCAAGCCCACATCGCTGGCCGACCTGCTGGCGCTCGACGCCAGTGCCCGGGCGGCCGCCAATGCCGCGGCCCTGCGCTTCGCGGCCTGA